In Nocardioides dokdonensis FR1436, the following are encoded in one genomic region:
- a CDS encoding HhH-GPD-type base excision DNA repair protein, with protein sequence MAIHITGDETADQVLTDSPFALLVGMMLDQQYPMEHAFRGPAKVLERFGTLEPATIAAADPEEFAGMCATPPAIHRFPGSMAARLQELARIVTDEYDGHAERVWLEAADGKDLLKRMMALPGFGKQKAQIFVALLAKQLDVRPDGWDAVVGDYSLEGHRSVADVVDGASLQKVRDFKKQKKAAAKEQAAT encoded by the coding sequence ATGGCCATCCACATCACCGGCGACGAGACCGCCGACCAGGTCCTGACCGACTCCCCGTTCGCGCTGCTCGTGGGCATGATGCTCGACCAGCAGTACCCGATGGAGCACGCGTTCCGTGGGCCGGCGAAGGTCCTGGAGCGGTTCGGCACCCTGGAGCCGGCCACCATCGCGGCCGCCGATCCCGAGGAGTTCGCGGGGATGTGCGCCACCCCGCCGGCGATCCACCGCTTCCCGGGATCGATGGCCGCGCGCCTGCAGGAGCTCGCCCGGATCGTCACCGACGAGTACGACGGGCACGCGGAGCGGGTGTGGCTCGAGGCCGCGGACGGCAAGGACCTGCTCAAGCGGATGATGGCGCTGCCGGGCTTCGGCAAGCAGAAGGCGCAGATCTTCGTGGCGCTGCTGGCCAAGCAGCTCGACGTACGTCCCGACGGCTGGGACGCGGTGGTCGGCGACTACTCCCTCGAGGGCCACCGCTCGGTCGCGGACGTCGTCGACGGGGCGTCCCTGCAGAAGGTGCGGGACTTCAAGAAGCAGAAGAAGGCGGCCGCCAAGGAGCAGGCTGCTACCTGA
- a CDS encoding siderophore-interacting protein, whose protein sequence is MTTSTSTDLPLVLTEVEVLSARRLSPSFVRLVLGGGVLGEVGVAGPLHDQRFKLIVPDVHGRLPSVAGADETWLRTWLDRPAGVGGHMRTYTIRAIEGTGPGTRVVVDVVVHAGGEPGPGADWAATASPGSRAVVLMPRRGFEFGGIEWAPPPGSDLLLVGDETAVPAVCAILEGLPEDAAGAAFLEVPCDDDVQAVSAPAGVAVTWLPRAGGSHGAALHTAVLEHLGAPTVVLDEPEEIDPDLWETPTWSSSGAAVPAGSGPRAVRPDLGALYAWIAGEAATVTALRRHLVKELGLGRRQVAFMGYWRRGVAMRS, encoded by the coding sequence ATGACCACCTCCACCAGCACCGACCTGCCCCTGGTCCTCACCGAGGTGGAGGTCCTCTCGGCCCGACGCCTCTCACCCTCGTTCGTCAGGCTCGTCCTCGGCGGCGGCGTGCTCGGGGAGGTGGGGGTCGCCGGCCCGCTCCACGACCAGAGGTTCAAGCTCATCGTCCCCGACGTGCATGGCCGGCTCCCGTCCGTCGCGGGCGCGGACGAGACCTGGCTGAGGACGTGGCTCGACCGGCCCGCCGGGGTGGGCGGGCACATGCGCACGTACACGATCCGGGCGATCGAGGGGACGGGCCCGGGCACGAGGGTCGTCGTCGACGTCGTCGTGCACGCGGGCGGCGAGCCCGGGCCCGGTGCCGACTGGGCCGCGACGGCGTCCCCCGGCAGCCGCGCGGTGGTCCTGATGCCGCGCCGCGGCTTCGAGTTCGGTGGCATCGAGTGGGCGCCGCCGCCCGGGTCCGACCTGCTGCTGGTCGGCGACGAGACCGCGGTCCCGGCGGTCTGCGCGATCCTGGAGGGCCTGCCGGAGGACGCCGCCGGTGCCGCCTTCCTCGAGGTGCCGTGCGACGACGACGTCCAGGCGGTCTCCGCGCCGGCCGGCGTCGCCGTCACCTGGCTGCCGAGGGCCGGCGGATCGCACGGCGCGGCGCTGCACACAGCGGTGCTCGAGCACCTCGGTGCCCCCACCGTCGTCCTCGACGAACCGGAGGAGATCGACCCCGACCTGTGGGAGACCCCCACCTGGTCGTCGTCCGGTGCGGCCGTGCCCGCAGGGAGCGGTCCCCGTGCCGTCCGTCCGGACCTCGGCGCGCTGTACGCCTGGATCGCGGGTGAGGCCGCGACGGTGACGGCACTGCGGCGACACCTCGTCAAGGAGCTCGGCCTGGGTCGTCGTCAGGTGGCGTTCATGGGCTACTGGCGCCGCGGCGTCGCCATGAGGTCCTGA
- a CDS encoding DUF7455 domain-containing protein, with translation MGILGPLATLSTAPSDRRNEADVTTTIAPSAPLTAADRCDRCGAQAYLRVELMSGGELLFCAHHAREHGDKLKEIASNVVDETHKLNSDAPMAAKAPETE, from the coding sequence ATGGGAATCTTGGGTCCCCTCGCTACGTTGAGCACAGCACCGAGTGATCGAAGAAATGAGGCCGATGTGACCACCACGATTGCCCCCAGCGCCCCGCTGACCGCGGCGGACCGCTGCGACCGTTGCGGAGCCCAGGCCTACCTCCGCGTGGAGCTGATGAGCGGCGGCGAGCTGCTCTTCTGCGCCCACCACGCGCGCGAGCACGGCGACAAGCTGAAGGAGATCGCCTCGAACGTCGTGGACGAGACCCACAAGCTGAACTCCGACGCACCCATGGCCGCCAAGGCCCCTGAGACCGAGTGA
- the narI gene encoding respiratory nitrate reductase subunit gamma, with protein MDVFLWVIVPYLCLATFVVGHFWRYRYDKFGWTTRSSQLYEDKLLRLGSPLFHFGMLGVIGGHVLGLLIPQAWTDALGVSHQTYHVVAVAGGLAAGIAAVVGMAILIYRRRTVGPVFSATTVMDKVMYAFLAAAIFLGMWNTIAGSILTIGGEYNYREGVSVWFRSFLAFQPDAALMADAPIGFQLHALVAFGLFALWPFTRLVHVFSAPLGYLTRPYIVYRSRDSELGTHRPRAGWDNVSS; from the coding sequence ATGGACGTCTTCCTGTGGGTGATCGTTCCCTACCTCTGCCTGGCGACCTTCGTCGTGGGCCACTTCTGGCGGTACCGCTACGACAAGTTCGGCTGGACCACGCGCTCCTCGCAGCTCTACGAGGACAAGCTGCTGCGGCTCGGCTCACCGCTGTTCCACTTCGGGATGCTCGGTGTGATCGGCGGGCACGTGCTCGGACTCCTGATCCCGCAGGCCTGGACCGACGCGCTGGGCGTCAGCCACCAGACGTACCACGTCGTGGCGGTGGCCGGCGGACTCGCAGCCGGGATCGCGGCGGTCGTCGGGATGGCCATCCTGATCTACCGACGCCGCACCGTCGGGCCAGTCTTCTCGGCCACCACCGTCATGGACAAGGTGATGTACGCCTTCCTCGCCGCTGCGATCTTCCTGGGCATGTGGAACACGATCGCCGGCTCGATCCTGACGATCGGCGGTGAGTACAACTACCGCGAGGGCGTCTCGGTGTGGTTCCGCTCGTTCCTGGCCTTCCAGCCGGACGCGGCCCTGATGGCCGATGCACCCATCGGGTTCCAGCTGCACGCGCTGGTGGCCTTCGGGCTGTTCGCACTGTGGCCGTTCACGCGTCTGGTGCACGTCTTCAGTGCCCCGCTCGGCTACCTGACCCGGCCCTACATCGTCTACCGCAGCCGCGACTCCGAGCTCGGCACGCACCGCCCCCGAGCGGGATGGGACAACGTCTCGTCCTGA
- a CDS encoding iron-siderophore ABC transporter substrate-binding protein, translating into MTRTTRTLAGLTSAAALILSACSTGATDPASTDTAADAAARPPAAADAFPVTIEHALGETTIEEAPQRVATLGWVDDDIALSLGVAPVGAVAKSWGGNENRSTDWFDAALEEQGAEQPVRYDDTDGAPVDAIAELAPDVILATNSGITEKEYAKLSKIAPVVAYPDFPWVTEWRTSLDMIGDALGLSDRAVEVRAETEQVIEDGKDEYPGLEGTSLAFVHLTPTDLSTIGLYAAADNRVRTMNDFGMVNASIVDEVVDEGQFYGTMSAERAEDVDADVVLSYAETEDDVADLADDPLIGRIPALRSGHVYAEVDKHLGVSITNPSPLSMPYIVEHYLPGVAEVVPAS; encoded by the coding sequence ATGACCCGAACCACGCGCACGCTCGCGGGCCTCACCTCCGCCGCAGCCCTCATCCTGTCGGCCTGCTCCACCGGAGCGACCGACCCCGCATCGACCGACACTGCGGCGGACGCCGCCGCTCGCCCGCCGGCCGCCGCGGACGCCTTCCCCGTCACGATCGAGCACGCGCTCGGCGAGACCACCATCGAGGAGGCCCCGCAGCGGGTGGCCACGCTGGGCTGGGTCGATGACGACATCGCCCTCTCACTCGGAGTCGCGCCGGTCGGTGCGGTCGCGAAGTCGTGGGGCGGCAACGAGAACCGGTCGACCGACTGGTTCGACGCCGCCCTCGAGGAGCAGGGCGCCGAGCAGCCGGTGCGCTACGACGACACCGACGGCGCTCCCGTCGACGCGATCGCGGAGCTCGCCCCGGACGTGATCCTGGCGACCAACTCCGGGATCACCGAGAAGGAGTACGCCAAGCTCTCCAAGATCGCGCCGGTCGTCGCCTACCCGGACTTCCCGTGGGTCACCGAGTGGCGCACCTCGCTCGACATGATCGGCGACGCCCTGGGGCTCAGCGACCGGGCCGTCGAGGTCAGGGCCGAGACGGAGCAGGTCATCGAGGACGGGAAGGACGAGTACCCGGGCCTCGAGGGCACCTCGCTGGCCTTCGTCCACCTCACCCCCACCGACCTCTCGACCATCGGGCTGTACGCCGCCGCGGACAACCGGGTGCGCACCATGAACGACTTCGGCATGGTCAACGCCTCGATCGTCGACGAGGTCGTCGACGAAGGGCAGTTCTACGGCACCATGTCCGCCGAGCGGGCCGAGGACGTCGACGCCGACGTGGTCCTCTCGTACGCGGAGACCGAGGACGACGTGGCCGACCTCGCGGACGACCCACTGATCGGGCGCATCCCCGCGCTGCGCAGCGGCCACGTCTACGCGGAGGTCGACAAGCACCTGGGCGTCTCGATCACCAACCCCTCGCCGCTGTCGATGCCCTACATCGTCGAGCACTACCTGCCCGGTGTGGCCGAGGTGGTCCCCGCCTCGTGA
- a CDS encoding FecCD family ABC transporter permease, translated as MTTVAEIATTEPVREAVPGRPPSRMVPLGVVVALLVAACGSVLIGSLPVPPAAVLDGDHAQHAIAMARLDRTILGIVVGAALGAAGACLQGLTRNPLADPGILGINAGAAMAMVVAMALLGLGSVTAFVWVAFLGAAGAMVVVHGIAACGRDGATPGRLTIAGAAVTAVLTSLVSAVLLLDRRTMESFRYWQVGTLGGRQLQVVLDALPVLVLGMVLAIAASRRLDALALGDDVAAGLGASVRRSRLAIGLAATLLAGGATALAGPIGFVGLLVPHTARLVVGPAHAKVLPLSAALGAVLLLVADTLGRVVLPPSEVQVGIMTSLVGLPVFVWLLRGPRGAAR; from the coding sequence GTGACCACCGTCGCCGAGATCGCCACGACCGAGCCGGTCCGCGAGGCCGTACCGGGGCGGCCGCCCTCCCGGATGGTCCCGCTCGGCGTGGTGGTGGCGCTGCTCGTGGCCGCGTGCGGGTCCGTGCTGATCGGCTCGCTGCCCGTCCCGCCCGCGGCGGTGCTGGACGGCGACCACGCCCAGCACGCGATCGCCATGGCCCGGCTCGACCGGACGATCCTGGGGATCGTCGTCGGAGCCGCGCTGGGCGCCGCCGGTGCCTGCTTGCAGGGCCTGACCCGCAACCCGCTCGCCGATCCCGGCATCCTCGGCATCAACGCCGGGGCGGCCATGGCCATGGTCGTCGCCATGGCCCTCCTCGGCCTCGGCTCGGTGACCGCGTTCGTGTGGGTCGCCTTCCTCGGCGCCGCCGGGGCCATGGTCGTCGTGCACGGCATCGCTGCCTGCGGGCGCGACGGCGCCACACCGGGCCGGCTCACCATCGCGGGCGCCGCCGTGACAGCCGTCCTCACGAGCCTGGTCAGCGCGGTGCTCCTCCTCGACCGCCGGACCATGGAGTCGTTCCGCTACTGGCAGGTCGGGACCCTCGGGGGACGACAGCTCCAGGTCGTGCTGGACGCGCTGCCCGTGCTGGTGCTCGGCATGGTTCTCGCGATCGCCGCCAGCCGCCGCCTCGACGCCCTGGCCCTCGGCGACGACGTGGCCGCAGGACTCGGAGCCTCCGTACGGCGCTCGCGGCTGGCCATCGGACTGGCCGCCACGCTCCTGGCGGGAGGGGCCACCGCTCTCGCCGGGCCGATCGGGTTCGTCGGCCTGCTCGTCCCGCACACCGCTCGGCTCGTGGTCGGACCGGCACACGCCAAGGTGCTGCCCCTGTCGGCCGCCCTGGGCGCGGTGCTGCTCCTGGTCGCCGACACCCTCGGCCGGGTGGTCCTGCCGCCCTCCGAGGTCCAGGTGGGCATCATGACCTCCCTGGTCGGCCTGCCGGTCTTCGTCTGGCTGCTGCGCGGTCCCCGGGGGGCGGCGCGGTGA
- a CDS encoding ABC transporter ATP-binding protein, whose protein sequence is MTARLSTDHLVLAYDDRVVVDGLDLDLPDGRVTVVVGPNACGKSTLLRGLARLMRPTSGAVLLDGQRIHSMPTRDVARVLGLLPQHPTAPEGISVADLVARGRHPHQTFLRRWGADDRRAVAEAMTETGVLELADRPVDQLSGGQRQRVWIAMALAQETDLLLLDEPTTYLDLAHQVEMLDLVDHLNASRGTTVAMVLHDLNLAARYADHLVAMRGGRVVAAGAPRDVVTVERVHEVFGLECRVVTDPVAGTPLVVPVGRGRRSVHHPDPIGAPA, encoded by the coding sequence ATGACCGCTCGACTCAGCACCGACCACCTCGTGCTGGCCTACGACGACCGCGTGGTCGTCGACGGCCTCGACCTGGACCTGCCGGACGGCCGGGTCACCGTCGTCGTGGGCCCCAACGCCTGCGGCAAGTCGACGCTGCTGCGAGGGCTGGCCCGGCTGATGCGCCCCACCAGTGGCGCCGTGCTGCTCGACGGGCAGCGGATCCACTCGATGCCCACCCGTGACGTCGCCCGGGTGCTGGGCCTGCTGCCCCAGCACCCGACGGCCCCCGAGGGGATCAGCGTGGCCGACCTGGTCGCGCGGGGGAGGCACCCCCACCAGACGTTCCTCCGCCGCTGGGGCGCCGACGACCGGCGCGCGGTCGCCGAGGCGATGACGGAGACCGGGGTGCTCGAGCTGGCCGACCGCCCGGTCGACCAGCTCTCGGGCGGTCAGCGGCAACGGGTCTGGATCGCGATGGCCCTCGCCCAGGAGACCGACCTGCTGCTCCTGGACGAGCCCACGACCTACCTCGACCTGGCCCACCAGGTCGAGATGCTCGACCTGGTCGACCACCTGAACGCCTCCCGCGGCACCACCGTGGCGATGGTGCTCCACGACCTCAACCTCGCGGCGCGGTACGCCGACCACCTGGTCGCCATGCGCGGGGGCCGCGTGGTCGCCGCGGGTGCCCCGCGCGACGTCGTGACCGTCGAGCGGGTCCACGAGGTGTTCGGTCTCGAGTGCCGGGTCGTCACCGACCCGGTCGCCGGCACCCCGCTCGTGGTGCCCGTCGGTCGAGGCCGCCGTTCCGTCCACCACCCCGACCCGATCGGAGCCCCTGCATGA
- a CDS encoding FecCD family ABC transporter permease: MTEHLPGVDLGRRPDAGLVVDAARRLPRRRRRTVVAGLAVLLVLTFSARVLLGDFTITVPDFIRILSGEQIPGATFILMESKLPRALLALLVGGSFGLAGALFQSTLRNPLASPDVIGVSMGASASAVFAIVVLDAEGVPLAGAAIVGALAVAALTRWVAGTGTGQSLVLVGVGVATVLGSVIQYFFTRADEWDAHLVLRWLTGSVAQADWATLRLLGAALLVVLPAVAWVSRDMGAAELGPDTAAALGVAPRRTDLVLGLGVVLVAVGVAAAGPIAFVAFVSGPVSRALDGGRTSLVAAALVGACLTIGADYAADYLVGDVNLPVGVVTGAVGAPFLLWLLARDRTGRRAA, from the coding sequence GTGACGGAGCACCTGCCCGGCGTCGACCTCGGCCGGAGGCCGGACGCGGGCCTGGTCGTCGACGCGGCCCGGAGGCTGCCGCGACGGCGACGGCGGACCGTCGTCGCCGGCCTGGCCGTGCTGCTGGTCCTCACGTTCTCGGCCCGGGTGCTGCTGGGCGACTTCACCATCACGGTCCCCGACTTCATCCGGATCCTGTCCGGGGAACAGATCCCGGGCGCCACGTTCATCCTGATGGAGAGCAAGCTCCCGCGAGCCCTGCTGGCGCTGCTCGTCGGCGGCTCCTTCGGCCTGGCGGGAGCCCTCTTCCAGTCCACGCTGCGCAACCCGCTGGCCAGCCCGGACGTCATCGGGGTGAGCATGGGCGCCAGCGCCAGCGCGGTCTTCGCCATCGTGGTGCTCGATGCCGAGGGCGTCCCGCTCGCCGGGGCGGCGATCGTCGGTGCGCTCGCGGTCGCAGCCCTCACGCGCTGGGTCGCGGGCACCGGCACCGGCCAGTCGCTCGTGCTGGTGGGCGTCGGGGTCGCGACCGTGCTGGGGTCGGTGATCCAGTACTTCTTCACCCGTGCCGACGAGTGGGACGCCCACCTCGTGCTGCGCTGGCTCACCGGCAGCGTCGCCCAGGCCGACTGGGCCACCCTGCGGCTGCTGGGCGCGGCGCTGCTGGTCGTCCTCCCCGCCGTCGCCTGGGTCTCGCGCGACATGGGCGCGGCCGAGCTGGGACCCGACACCGCCGCGGCGCTCGGCGTCGCGCCGCGGCGTACCGACCTCGTCCTCGGCCTGGGTGTCGTGCTCGTCGCCGTCGGTGTCGCCGCGGCCGGCCCGATCGCCTTCGTCGCGTTCGTCTCCGGCCCCGTCTCCCGGGCGCTCGACGGCGGGCGCACGAGCCTGGTCGCCGCAGCCCTGGTCGGCGCCTGCCTCACCATCGGCGCCGACTACGCGGCCGACTACCTGGTCGGCGACGTCAACCTGCCCGTCGGGGTCGTCACGGGAGCGGTGGGAGCCCCGTTCCTGCTGTGGCTCCTGGCCCGCGACCGCACCGGAAGGAGGGCGGCATGA
- a CDS encoding phosphotransferase family protein produces MGTAIDRAIIEASSALVGEQLRFVELLGGGQHARTILADGRSGEYVLRRFAPGDPAVEHEVEVLARLAPLADLTPRVVAHTDRPPPGSMPGSMLGSIMVTSRVRGAPPAPTLSLMSIAAQMAAALARIHRESGDGLREVPVRPPDGRGPMSDMARAGWPALECSERVLTHYDYWCGNALWVEDRLTGIVDWSGARSGPRGVDVAWCRQDLVLLGSPTAADAFLCRYESCAGVAVPDIHAWDVQAAAQADSAVETWAPNYHQVGRPQLDAPTLRTRLDAWIADLLQIRPAPR; encoded by the coding sequence GTGGGCACAGCCATCGACCGGGCGATCATCGAGGCTTCGAGCGCACTGGTGGGCGAGCAGCTGCGGTTCGTGGAGCTGCTGGGCGGTGGGCAGCACGCGCGGACGATCCTCGCCGACGGCCGATCGGGGGAGTACGTGCTCCGCCGCTTCGCGCCGGGCGACCCAGCGGTCGAGCACGAGGTCGAGGTCCTGGCCCGGCTGGCCCCGCTGGCAGACCTGACACCTCGCGTGGTCGCGCACACGGACCGTCCACCGCCGGGATCGATGCCGGGATCGATGCTGGGTTCGATCATGGTCACGAGCAGGGTCCGTGGAGCCCCTCCCGCGCCGACGCTGTCGCTGATGAGCATCGCGGCGCAGATGGCGGCAGCACTCGCGAGGATCCATCGTGAGTCAGGTGACGGACTGCGCGAGGTCCCGGTGCGACCTCCCGACGGGCGGGGCCCCATGAGCGACATGGCGAGGGCGGGCTGGCCCGCGCTGGAGTGCTCCGAGCGGGTGCTGACCCACTACGACTACTGGTGCGGCAACGCACTGTGGGTCGAGGACCGCCTCACCGGCATCGTCGACTGGTCCGGCGCGCGCAGCGGGCCACGCGGGGTCGATGTCGCCTGGTGCCGACAGGACCTGGTCCTGCTGGGGTCACCCACGGCGGCGGACGCCTTCCTTTGCCGCTACGAGAGCTGCGCCGGTGTGGCGGTCCCGGACATCCACGCCTGGGACGTGCAGGCGGCTGCGCAGGCGGACAGTGCAGTCGAGACGTGGGCGCCCAACTACCACCAGGTCGGCCGCCCGCAGCTCGACGCCCCGACCCTGCGGACCAGGCTCGACGCGTGGATCGCCGACCTGCTGCAGATCCGGCCGGCCCCGAGATGA
- a CDS encoding PadR family transcriptional regulator, whose translation MSLAAWQRASLPMLVLSVLAVAPRHGYGISQALVSAGLQPIKGAQLYPALVRLEDEGAIVAQWEQSESGPARKVYQLTESGHALHRDLLAQWNVFMAAAEAVGAGGGG comes from the coding sequence GTGAGCCTCGCCGCGTGGCAGCGGGCCTCGCTGCCCATGCTGGTCCTCAGTGTGCTCGCGGTCGCTCCGCGGCACGGCTACGGCATCTCGCAGGCTCTGGTGTCGGCGGGGTTGCAGCCCATCAAGGGCGCCCAGCTCTACCCGGCCCTGGTGCGTCTCGAGGACGAAGGAGCCATCGTGGCGCAGTGGGAGCAGAGCGAGTCCGGTCCTGCCCGGAAGGTCTACCAGCTGACCGAGTCGGGTCACGCGCTGCACCGAGACCTGCTGGCCCAGTGGAACGTCTTCATGGCTGCTGCCGAGGCGGTCGGTGCCGGTGGGGGAGGATGA
- a CDS encoding RNA polymerase sigma factor, with protein MFVSSNARKIPAEVLAHPAVAALIEHGTPTGSLTPEEVRQASDDAAIEPKHLKALLAHLSGLGISVHIGAATSARAVAATSTRKTTTAKAAPAKDAAAEPAKKAPAKKATVKKTAAKKAVAEPVSPIVAAAVVVDADGKKVLPDVPDEQFEKDVKADPTIKEDEKSASFVVSDADDSGEPEQQVMVAGATADPVKDYLKQIGKVPLLNAEMEVELAKRIEAGLFSEEKMGKGGRIGPKLLEELEWISEDGRRAKNHLLEANLRLVVSLAKRYTGRGMLFLDLIQEGNLGLIRAVEKFDYTKGYKFSTYATWWIRQAITRAMADQARTIRIPVHMVEVINKLARVQRQMLQDLGREPTPEELAKELDMTPEKVIEVQKYGREPISLHTPLGEDGDSEFGDLIEDSEAIVPADAVSFTLLQEQLHAVLDTLSEREAGVVSMRFGLTDGQPKTLDEIGKVYGVTRERIRQIESKTMSKLRHPSRSQVLRDYLD; from the coding sequence GTGTTCGTGTCCTCGAACGCACGCAAGATCCCAGCCGAGGTGCTCGCCCATCCCGCCGTGGCGGCCCTCATCGAGCACGGCACCCCGACGGGGAGCCTGACGCCTGAGGAAGTGAGGCAGGCCAGCGACGACGCGGCGATCGAGCCCAAGCACCTGAAGGCTCTGCTCGCCCACCTGAGTGGGCTGGGCATCTCGGTGCACATCGGCGCCGCGACCAGCGCCCGGGCCGTGGCAGCGACCTCGACGCGCAAGACGACCACCGCGAAGGCCGCCCCCGCCAAGGACGCCGCGGCGGAGCCGGCGAAGAAGGCCCCCGCGAAGAAGGCGACGGTGAAGAAGACGGCCGCCAAGAAGGCCGTCGCCGAGCCGGTCTCGCCGATCGTCGCCGCCGCCGTCGTGGTGGACGCCGACGGCAAGAAGGTCCTCCCGGACGTCCCGGACGAGCAGTTCGAGAAGGACGTCAAGGCCGACCCGACGATCAAGGAGGACGAGAAGTCCGCCTCCTTCGTCGTCTCGGACGCCGATGACAGCGGTGAGCCGGAGCAGCAGGTCATGGTCGCCGGCGCGACGGCCGACCCGGTCAAGGACTACCTCAAGCAGATCGGCAAGGTCCCTCTCCTCAACGCCGAGATGGAGGTCGAGCTCGCCAAGCGCATCGAGGCCGGCCTCTTCTCGGAGGAGAAGATGGGCAAGGGTGGCCGCATCGGCCCCAAGCTCCTCGAGGAGCTCGAATGGATCTCCGAGGACGGTCGTCGGGCCAAGAACCACCTCCTCGAGGCCAACCTCCGACTGGTCGTCTCGCTGGCCAAGCGCTACACCGGTCGCGGCATGCTCTTCCTGGACCTGATCCAGGAGGGCAACCTCGGCCTGATCCGCGCGGTCGAGAAGTTCGACTACACCAAGGGCTACAAGTTCTCGACGTACGCCACCTGGTGGATCCGTCAGGCGATCACCCGCGCGATGGCCGACCAGGCCCGCACGATCCGGATCCCGGTGCACATGGTCGAGGTCATCAACAAGCTCGCCCGCGTCCAGCGCCAGATGCTGCAGGACCTCGGCCGTGAGCCGACTCCCGAGGAGCTCGCCAAGGAGCTCGACATGACCCCCGAGAAGGTCATCGAGGTCCAGAAGTACGGCCGCGAGCCCATCTCGCTGCACACCCCGCTCGGCGAGGACGGCGACTCGGAGTTCGGCGACCTCATCGAGGACTCCGAGGCGATCGTGCCTGCCGACGCGGTCTCGTTCACGCTCCTGCAGGAGCAGCTGCACGCGGTCCTCGACACGCTCTCCGAGCGCGAGGCCGGTGTCGTGAGCATGCGCTTCGGCCTGACCGACGGCCAGCCGAAGACCCTCGACGAGATCGGCAAGGTCTACGGCGTGACCCGTGAGCGGATCCGCCAGATCGAGTCGAAGACGATGTCGAAGCTGCGCCACCCGTCGCGCTCGCAGGTCCTGCGCGACTACCTGGACTGA
- a CDS encoding YczE/YyaS/YitT family protein: protein MVLHPGRTALVVGGCVVLGAGVAMLLSADLGSDGYSTLVNGVAQRLGVSFWSANLAIGVLFLLLAAWRRVYPGPGTLIQVVVVGATVSAMLDVLTTPGSLLGQLALLVAAIPVLAVGIAAYLGSQLGAGPTEAAALAWDPPLPFRWSYSLVQGGGALVGWLLGATVGAGTIAVILLLGPAAGLAARLLRLDVRQRHGGSDRGV, encoded by the coding sequence ATGGTCCTGCACCCTGGTCGCACCGCCCTGGTCGTGGGCGGGTGCGTCGTCCTGGGTGCCGGCGTCGCGATGCTCCTGTCCGCGGATCTCGGTTCGGACGGGTACTCCACGCTGGTCAACGGTGTTGCCCAGCGCCTGGGGGTGTCGTTCTGGAGCGCCAACCTGGCGATCGGCGTGCTCTTCCTCCTCCTCGCGGCCTGGCGGCGGGTCTACCCGGGACCGGGAACCCTCATCCAGGTGGTCGTCGTCGGGGCCACCGTCTCGGCGATGCTCGACGTCCTGACCACTCCCGGCTCGCTGCTGGGGCAGCTGGCGCTGCTGGTGGCAGCCATCCCGGTCCTCGCCGTCGGGATCGCGGCCTACCTCGGCAGCCAGCTGGGCGCCGGGCCGACCGAAGCCGCGGCCCTGGCCTGGGACCCGCCGTTGCCCTTCCGGTGGAGCTACAGCCTCGTGCAGGGCGGTGGCGCCCTCGTGGGTTGGCTCCTCGGCGCCACGGTCGGCGCCGGCACGATCGCGGTGATCCTCCTCCTCGGCCCGGCCGCGGGCCTGGCCGCACGACTCCTGCGGCTCGACGTGCGGCAACGCCACGGGGGGTCGGACCGGGGGGTCTGA